From a region of the Caldivirga sp. genome:
- a CDS encoding metal-binding protein produces MQQGRCIFLQRTADGERCVLLPPELWPQMRQRYYQQFCLNQGHGCPVYEKVLSPKRTGG; encoded by the coding sequence ATGCAGCAGGGTAGGTGCATATTTCTACAGAGGACCGCAGATGGAGAGAGATGTGTCCTACTGCCCCCTGAACTTTGGCCGCAGATGAGGCAGAGGTATTATCAACAGTTCTGCCTTAACCAGGGCCATGGGTGCCCAGTTTACGAGAAGGTTCTCTCCCCTAAACGCACCGGTGGTTAA